The sequence below is a genomic window from Gossypium hirsutum isolate 1008001.06 chromosome A11, Gossypium_hirsutum_v2.1, whole genome shotgun sequence.
GCCATTAGGATTTCTGCCTTGAGTCAGGCTAGAGTTATCTACGTTATGACCCATGATTCCATTGGTCTTGGGGAAGATGGACCAACTCACCAGCCAATTGAGCACTTGGCAAGCTTCCGTGCAATGCCTAATGTTTTGATGCTCCGTCCAGCTGATGGAAATGAAACGGCTGGAGCATACAAGGTTGCTGTCCTCAAGAGGAAGGCACCCTCAATTCTTGCCCTTTCCAGACAAAAGCTGCCCCAGTTAGCTGGAACTTCCATTGAGGGGGTTGAAAAAGGTGGCTACATCATTTCAGACAATTCTTCAGGCAACAATCCTGATGTAATTCTGATTGGAACTGGTTCTGAGTTAGAGATCGCTGTTAAAGCTGCTGATGAACTACGGAAGGAAGGGAAGGCTGTAAGGGTTGTCTCCCTTGTTTCATGGGAGCTCTTTGATGAGCAATCAGATGCCTACAAGGAAAGTGTTTTCCCATCTGCTGTAACAGCTAGAGTGAGTATTGAGGCTGGATCAACATTTGGGTGGGGGAAGATAGTTGGATCCAAAGGGAAGGCAATCGGAATTGATCGGTTTGGGGCAAGTGCACCAGCAGGGAGAATATACAAGGAATTTGGCTTAACTCCAGAGGCTGTTATTGCTGCAGCCAAAGAACTTTGCTAAGCTTGGTTCAAAGTCTCTGAGGAAACTTAAGGTTTTCGATTGAAGATGTCGCTGAAGAGCTGTTCCAATTGTGACAgtctcttttgttttgttttctttaataagAAACAGattcaaattttcttttgttgCTTATGATTCATCAATAGCAGCAGTGAGCAAAAGGGAGGTTAGAGTTTCTTTATGTTTATGGATTTGTAACTCCTCCTGGGACTTCTCCGGATTTCTGCTTTGGCCTAAGATATAAAATGAGTTTGTATAATTTTGCTTTTCAGAATAAACAGTTTGATTCCCCCACACTAAATTGCTTATTTTCTACCCTTTACTTGTTTGACGTATTTTATTGAAGTATCAAGTAAATAATAATACGACCCTACCCGGAAAACGAAAGGTGGTGGGTGGTTGGAATTTGTTGGTAGGTTCCAGTCATTAGAAGCGAAACTTAATGATTCGGAAATGGTTTCAAGCCATTCAAAAGGCTTGGGGATGTTTGTGGTCGTTGGAGATCCTGTCTATCTTCTTTGTCTTTTATGACTAAAAGTTATTTGACAAACAATGGCTTGCGAAAGTAGGAAATTTCAGTCTCTTATTTTCCAGCCGTATCTCAGTTTATTTCCATGAAATTGACTGTCAAGTCTGGTATTGGCATGGGACCTATTTTAAGAACATGGTTTTTGGTTTTATGCATGATTTGGACATGAAAAAGCTACTTCAGCATATTCAGCATATATCCTGATTCCATATTATTTTTCTTCAGCCGCCTTATTATTTTGATGGTGAACCGTGGAAGGTGAAGGTCCACCTACAACACAACTATTGGATTTCTTTTGGCTGTTATGCTCTCTTGCTATAAAACAGATCCAAGGAGAGGACTGAAAGAATTctaatattgaaattttttacatATACTTGGATTCAATTGTTTTCGTTAATCATCTTTCAGAGATCTTTAGTTGTTAGGAAGGCTAATAAATTCTTTCATTCTTTGCACTGCTTCTGGCAAGCCCTTTGCTCCCTAAGGAATGAAACAACACTTACAAGAATGAaacaaatttgattttaaaatgatgcttacttttattattatcagTAGTTCTGAGCAATAAGTGATTTCTGGGCATGAACATTATATTTGGATATTGAAATATgcatatttcttcttcttcttcctcccaACTAAAGACTATTTCCTTGGTTCTTTTCAGCAGCAAAAGGAGACTGAAAGAATGATTGCTGTATGCACAGACACAACTCAGAAGGTAGATTCTAGCTACCTTTATTCTTATACAAATCCTTTAGATTATGCTCGGAGCAAGAGTTGAAGAAGGGCCAGATTATTGTGTAATCACTCCTCCATCCGAGAAATTAAACTAGACAGCAATCGTGATGATCGCTGAATGGCCTTGGCATTCTCTCTTGCAGCCTTCCCTGACTTGATTTGAAGTTGTCGACAAAGAATAACTGAGAGAGGTTCATCCCACTGTCATTAAAACAAGAGAATAAAGCAAATTCAGCCTTGCATTTGATGTCAGCTTTTAATCTTTGATAGTCTCCTATCATGGGCAAGTTGAGTTTGCCATGATAGCTTCCTAAAGTGTAACTCCTTTTTCTGCTTAGAGCGATGGATGACATGGTGTTTAATTCTTGCCATGAAGACTGTAATATTAAACAGAATGAAACTCAACTGAGGATTGATTCATTGAATATTTCAAGGGCTCTCACCATTTTCTTCTTTGAGGCCTGCAACACAGATTTGCCTTCCATGTCTATGAAAACAGggaattttcttttatattttgcacaCATACAATTTCAGTTGAAACATTATTGTGAGAACTTGGAAAAGAAGTTAGTATAATCTATGGAGCGGCAGTTTAGATTGCCGTAACAATAAGAGGAAGAAGCCGACAATGGCAGGGGATTCAGTAACCAGAAGGGAACTTGTTTGAAAGGGATAGCTACTGTTGATCATGGGATAAGCGTATTTTCCATAAATGATAGAAAAACATGCACTTTTTACTAGTTCCTGGTTACATTAACTAGCCAGGCATGGAACTTGTTGCCTATTTGCCAGCTCTAAAGTAAGGACAACTTAAAGACAGCTTCCTTTCCACCAGATCCTCACATGGGGTTGGTGGAAGCCGTGAGGAAATTCAATGCTAGAAATTGTCACATGTTTTTCAAGAACaaggatgaagatgaagatgatggGTGAAGGGGCAATGCGTAAGGAGGTTTTTGGTCAGAGTTTGGTGTAAATCTTGAAGCTCACTCCTCTTTAATTTTGATGGGCTTGTAAATGAAGTAAAGCTTTGTTTGAACAAGCTTAGTGTAATTCTTTCTTCAGACTTTAACAATGTGAATTGCTATCTACAATCCACATGATGCTAGCTTAGCTTACATAAATTACAATCCAAGATTTCTATAGAAAATTCCAGAGGAAAGTTGGTTGCTTTTGCCTTACactgcaataataataataataataactacaGTATTTGTAGTGGCATTATAATGTATTTATATTTGGAGACACTTTGACATCGATTAACATTAGGAAACAAATGAATCAGAATAATGctgcaaaaaaaaaaccatttttaagttattaattgcATATTTAGGAAAAATCATGCCGATCATGAATAAGATCATCTTAAATTGTTGagaaagttttaagttttaattgtctctgtttttgctttgtttttttaattgtcAAAAGAAATACAAGAAGAAAATGTTTAAACTCCCTAATTTTAACCAAGTCCattgatttctttaaattaagtaccatttgtttttatttaaaaaaaccctCTTTTgttctctcttctttaattttAGAGCCATTAGAAGAGAGACTAAATAAACCCAAAccaacaacaaacaaacaaaacaaacaaacccTTCCTTCCAAAGATTCCCCATTTCATCACAAAATAAAAAGAGAGCTTGCACGAGAGAAGTCCACCACCACCCCCAACCCCACCCCCAGCCCAAAATCCACCCCCAAAATAATAGCAAGAAGTCCCCTTTCAGCCTGTACCTTAGCCGTCGCCGCAGCCGCAGCCGCAGCCGCCACCGCCGCCGAAGCAGAGTTATCCTCAAACGATAGATACCCATTTCTCGAAAtcctaataaataaaaaagaaaaaaaaaaggatattcCAAAGTCGACGTCTTTTTCCAAATAACCTCAGAAATGTCAAAACAAATGTCTCATCTTGACGACATTCCATCAACGCCGGGGAAATTCAAGATGGAAAAATCGCCGTTCGTTCACAATCGGCTAAGGTGGCATTCCTCTCTTGCAAAGCtcacattttggtcatttatctTCTTGGGCCTGATCTTGATCTTCTTCTTTCGATCTCCCTCTTCCAATCCCCTTCCGCAAGATCCTTCCCGACGCTCTCTCCGTACGTACAACTGGGGAGGACCCGCTTGGGAAAAAAGGGTTCGTTCCTCTGCTCGTGTCCGTTCCCACAATGGCATCTCCGTTTTGGTTACTGGAGCTGCCGGCTTCGTTGGAACCCACGTGTCGGCTGCTTTGAAAAGGCGCGGCGATGGTGTTCTTGGACTTGATAATTTCAATGACTATTATGACCCTTCACTGAAAAGGGCTCGGCAAGCACTTCTGGAACGAAGTGGGGTTTTCATTGTGGAAGGAGATATCAATGATTCGGCTCTTTTGAGGAAGCTTTTCGAGGTTGTTGCATTTACGCACGTTATGCATTTGGCTGCTCAAGCTGGGGTCAGGTATGCAATGGAAAACCCTGGCTCTTATGTTCATAGCAACATTGCTGGTCTTGTTAGTTTACTTGAAGTTTGTAAGTCAGCCAATCCACAGCCTGCAATTGTGTGGGCTTCTTCTAGTTCTGTTTACGGTCTTAATACCAAAGTTCCGTTTTCTGAGAAAGATAGGACTGATCAGCCTGCTAGTTTATATGCTGCTACTAAGAAAGCTGGTGAAGAAATTGCACATACTTATAATCATATATATGGACTTTCTTTAACTGGTTTGAGGTTTTTCACGGTTTATGGTCCATGGGGAAGGCCGGATAtggcatatttctttttcactaGGGATATTTTGAAGGGGAAGTCCATACCAATATTTGAGGCAGCTAATCATGGTACGGTGGCTAGGGATTTTACCTACATTGATGATATTGTTAAAGGGTGTTTAGCAGCACTGGATACTGCCGAGAAGAGTACCGGAAGTGGAGGGAAGAAGAAGGGTCCGGCTCAACTGAGGGTATATAATTTGGGGAATACTTCGCCTGTGCCAGTTTCAGATCTTGTGAGTATCTTGGAGAGGCTGTTGAAAGTTTATGCAAAGAGGGATATTATGAAGTTGCCACGAAACGGGGATGTTCAGTTTACTCATGCCAATATTAGCTTGGCTCAGAGAGAGCTTGGATATAAGCCCTCAACTGATTTGCAGACTGGTTTGAAGAAATTTGTCAGGTGGTATCTTAGTTACTATAATGGTGGGAAGAAGGCTGCTGGGTAATTCATTCTTTGAATTGCGGTACGAGCCTCCAAATTCTTGTTCATTATCATTCGAATCCTTGTTTTTAACAATACTCTGTTCGTTAGGAAATTATCGTTGTTTCATACATCTTTAATGATGCCATCGTATAAGGAAGGATATTATGTCCTACTTGGGAGAAGTTTTGTGATAACTGGACATTGTTTGCTGGCCAGGCACACGTTGTATCAAAAGAACaccagattttattttttttcatttttctgtcCCTTGAAATGTAACTGTTGTAGTTTTTCCGTTTAGAGCTTATGAACTGATAGAGCATATGTCATTGATAATAAAATAGAACTCGATAATACGACCATTGGGTTGCATCTGGATATTTACTTTGTGACTTTTCTTCTAATGTTTACCAATCCCCACCCcccaaagcaaaagaaaaaaaaagatgccCTCTAACTTCATTGTACTTTTGTAAAATTAATATGCTGATGTTGATTCCTTGCTGTTCTCTTTTGCCTTTAAGATAAGTAATTTTTTCTTGACTTTGACACCTAAAAAAGCCAATGGTCCAAgttttgtttatttcttcttttttagtTAATGCTAGATCATTGCTAATTGCACATTTTCATTCAATAGCATAGAGGTATTGCTCCTTTCATATTTTTTCTTAGAGCTtgatataaatgaataaatatgatAGGGTTCCTAAGATATGTTTGATTAATGTTTAAGAGCTGGCAATCGGCTGTTTAACTTTAGGACTATGATTTTTCTGTTGCTGCTTGATTTATGGATTTTTTGAGCTTTGTACACAAAGTAGTGTTATCCAACTTGGTCCATGATCCAAGAATCATTTAGGTTTACAAATAGTGGAACACTAGGCAATCCAAGACGATTTTATTCATGGCGTGGTCCATAAAGAACTAAAAGATCCTTATCAATAGAAGCATCTGCTTAAAGCTatcttttgataatttattttagcTTTGGCATTTTCATGGAAAGTGGTGTCTTCGTAAGTGTTGCAGCGGTTGAAAACCTCATTTTACACGATGTGAGCATATATGTAGCTAAAATGAAGTCGCATGGATTGTTCATCAAAGCAAGATATGGAATACTGGGTCAGACACATCTGAATCAGTAGTTTTTTTCTCATATTATCTAAGATCGGTTATTGTGTCTTGTGGGGTTGATGCCATTTGTCTACTTTCAGAATCATAAATGTTTTTAGTGTTCCACTGGCAGTGAAAGATAATTATGGGTTCTTTCATTGAAGAATGTACTTTATTAAGGAGGTTGACGAAATTCTTACCGAGACAACTCTTTAATAAACATCAAGCCTATAGTGCTAGTTTAAAGAATTTGATGGAGTGTTAGATTAAATCAAATATGTTGTCTGCTAAACTAAAACTTTCCGAGGCATCTATCGAGTTAGCTTGGCCAAAATGACGAGGCTCCATAATACTTCTTTTGTACTTATCTTACCAGCTTGATTTGTGTTGAATTTTGCTGTTTTCTGTGTCATGGTCAGTAGTGGATAAGGAAAGTTTTTTCATGTACGAAGAAGTCCATTGAATACATGAGAAGTCAGAATGGCGTTGAGGCATGTGCAGTTGTCTGTGTGTAAGCTGTTGTTGGAATGGGTGTTGCGGAATACGAGATGGGATGAAAAGGTGGTGGTGGTCTCCCAAAGTGGATAACCTTGGCCTTTTTTTCTGTTGTCCCATTGTTCCGAAGCCTCAAAGCTCCAGGATTGGGCGTTTCCTTTATCCATCTTGAACAATGGAAATACTCAAATTTCAGGCTCGGTTTGCATATCATAAATGAGACAAAATACCTCCATAAGGGTAAGAAAGTAATTTGAAGGATTGAAATCCTAATTTAAAATCGACAAAGAAAAAATTGCTGGGGTCATTTTGCCTTTGAAGCTTTCTTGGGCTAATCTACATAAATAATAggcttaattaaaaactaaaccatcaatggaaaaaaaaaagcccAATAATGAATCACTAACAGAAGGACTAGAAGaataaaaaccctagcccaaactTCCGCTTTGATTCTAGGCTAGGGTTTCTTTGCTCTTAGCAATTAGCAGGCAATACAGAATCAGAGTGAAGCAGCTAAGCTTGGAATTCTTCCATCATGGGTCGTATGCACAGCCGAGGGTTTGTATCCTCTTTAGAAtctctttttttgtttatttttttcttttctttctaaatCTTTTATCATAAACAACCATGTGATTGTCTGGTCGAATTGTACTGTAATTGCTTCTGTTTTTGGCATGACTGTCTGTGCAGTAGGGATTCTGCATCTGCCTGCTACAGGTCAAGTCCTCTCAAGATGTGAGTCACTGTTTTAACCATGCCCTAAGCTTTTGCTTCTGCTTTAGTTAGGCAAATGAATGATAGTATCCTTTTATCTTCTTTAAAAGAGATTTCGACTTTTCGTTTCGAAATTGGTTATATGAGAAGTGGAGTTACTCCTTTAATGCCTTATGTCAGTTGAGTCCTCGAAGAACCAGATGCTTTAACAAATGTAACATGGAATAGTTGTTATCCTCATTGGCTGTGATACAATTCAATGCAATGTTATGCTCTGCTTGAAGTCTAGAGTTTTTCTATAGTAATGCATACATTTTAAACTGGTTGCTTTGCTTCATGAAGTTAAACTTGTCAGGATTTATGAAGTAAAACTAAAGATAGGTTCAATAGAAAATTGAAGTTTGATATTGCATGTACTTATGTTTCAGTATTTTGTTTTGACTTTTTTCAACTTTGTGAAATGTGCAATCTTAATAGTCATTTATTCTTTCTGTTGGTTACTTGACATAAGCCTCAAGTTGTTTCGAGCTCAGGTTACTATATTTTTGTGGAAgatattattttggtttatatatCCCACAAATGTAGGTGGAAGTTGTAGTCTTGAACGAATGAAATAATAGTAGTTGTTAATCAAGTCTTCCTCAAACCCCTATCTTGATTTCATCTTTTAGGTTGAGGATAACATTTGCAAGTTTGCAAAGAAGGGTTTGACCCCATCTCAAATTGGTGTCATTCTCCGAGATTCTCATGGGATTGCTCAGGTGAAGAGTGTTACTGGCAGCAAGATTCTGCGCATACTGAAAGCCCATGGTGCATCTTTATTCATCATTTTCTGCTATTCCATTTTCCTTCAGATTGGAAGATTAACATTCAACGCATCCCTTTGTCTTTGTCAGGTCTTGCTCCTGAAATACCCGAGGATCTGTACCACCTGATTAAGAAAGCCGTTGCCATCAGAAAGCATCTTGAGAGGAACCGAAAAGACAAGGATTCCAAGTTTAGGTTGATCTTGGTTGAGAGCAGGACCCACCGACTCGCCCGCTATTATAAGAAGACAAAGAAGCTGCCACCAGTGTGGAAATAGTGAGTGTTTCTGTGGTTATTGCCTTTTACTCTCTACTCTCTTGCCATGAATTGGTTTTAGCTCGTAAATTTTAatgaactttattttttttccaatccAGTGAGTCTACTACTGCCAGCACTCTTGTGGCCTAGATAAATCAAATTTTGAACTGTCCTCCTGTGCTTCGATTGATATTCTTCTGGATCGGCTAGGAGGAGTTGGACTTTTTGTATTACGTTCTATTAATGCCGTAAAAGAACTAGTCCACTTAATTTGAAGTTGAGATACTTAATGTGTTAAATCTTATGTTTAGTATATTGGAATAATTcatctttcatttcattttttcatatttgaaaagttttttcaTAGAGGTTTTTTCTTGGATTTGTTTCACTAGGTAGAATTGCTCCACACGTGAATCAGTGGAAGATGACGACGACCACAGAAGGGAGGAAAAAACAAAAACCCATTGGAAATTTACTTAAATTAATCAGACGGCATACAGATGAGATCTTTTAATACGCTATCAAATTAAGACAGCCTGGGATGTTGATAAAAACTAGATACCTCCTGGCTTG
It includes:
- the LOC107941752 gene encoding UDP-glucuronate 4-epimerase 3, whose amino-acid sequence is MSKQMSHLDDIPSTPGKFKMEKSPFVHNRLRWHSSLAKLTFWSFIFLGLILIFFFRSPSSNPLPQDPSRRSLRTYNWGGPAWEKRVRSSARVRSHNGISVLVTGAAGFVGTHVSAALKRRGDGVLGLDNFNDYYDPSLKRARQALLERSGVFIVEGDINDSALLRKLFEVVAFTHVMHLAAQAGVRYAMENPGSYVHSNIAGLVSLLEVCKSANPQPAIVWASSSSVYGLNTKVPFSEKDRTDQPASLYAATKKAGEEIAHTYNHIYGLSLTGLRFFTVYGPWGRPDMAYFFFTRDILKGKSIPIFEAANHGTVARDFTYIDDIVKGCLAALDTAEKSTGSGGKKKGPAQLRVYNLGNTSPVPVSDLVSILERLLKVYAKRDIMKLPRNGDVQFTHANISLAQRELGYKPSTDLQTGLKKFVRWYLSYYNGGKKAAG
- the LOC107941755 gene encoding 40S ribosomal protein S13 — its product is MALRHVQLSVCKLLLEWVLRNTRWDEKGFCICLLQVKSSQDVEDNICKFAKKGLTPSQIGVILRDSHGIAQVKSVTGSKILRILKAHGLAPEIPEDLYHLIKKAVAIRKHLERNRKDKDSKFRLILVESRTHRLARYYKKTKKLPPVWKYESTTASTLVA